The nucleotide sequence ACGCAATACGTCGATTACGGCGACGAGCTTGTGAAGGCGATGATCCCGATGACCGATCCGCCCGAGTTCTACACGCTGGAATTGCCGGGGCTTGGTGCGTTTCTGTTCGTCGCCCTGCTGCTGTTCGGCGCGTCCGCCGTCATGGCGTATCGCGCGCGCAACGACGGCGACGGCGCGCCGACGCGGCACTCGTTTTACGCGCTGGTGCTGCCGCTCATCATCCTCGGCGTTGCGCTGGCGCACATGGTGTTTCAGTCCGGGCGGTATCCCGCGTTTTCGCTTCGCGTAAACGGCTACGGCTTTGCGTTGCTATTTCTCGGCTGGTTCTTCGGGATCATGACGCTCGTGCTGCACGTGTCCGGCGACGCGCTGCGGCGCGTGCTGCCGCTCGCGGAAACGCTTGACGATCTCGTTTACAAGGCGGTCATCTTCGCGTTCCCCATCCTCACGTTCATGCTGCTTTCCGGCGCGATCTGGGCGAACCAGTCGTGGGGGCGCTATTGGGGCTGGGATCCCAAGGAAACCGGCGCGCTGACGACCTGGATCGTCTATCTCGCGTTCCTGCATCTGCGCATCTCGAAGGGATGGACCGGACGCAAGAGCGCCTACATCGCCGTGGGTGGATTCATCAGCGTCCTGTTCACGTATCTCGGCGTCAATCTCGTGCTGTCGGGCCTGCATTCCTATGGCTCGGCATAGGATGGCGCCGGCCCCGCGCCGACCCGCCCGATGAAGATCGTATCGGCGACGTTCGTGACGAGCGCCGTCGATCCGCGGGGCTATCCGCCGGCGGACCTGCCCGAGATCGCGTTCGCCGGCCGGTCGAACGTCGGGAAATCGAGCCTGCTCAACGCGCTCGTCAACCGCAAGGGCCTCGCCAAGACCAGCCAGACACCCGGCAAGACGCGGCTCCTCAATTTTTTCGACGTCAACGGCCGGGTGCGTTTCGTGGATTTGCCCGGCTTCGGATACGCCAAGGTTCCGCGCCCGATGCGCGAATCCTGGCGGCCGATGGTCGAAGGCTATCTGAAAGGCGATCGCGACCTGCGCGCGGTGGTGCTGCTTGTCGACGCGCGGCGCGGCCCGCGGGCGGAGGAAGTCGAGCTTCTCGAATGGCTCGACGAGATCGGGATTCCCGCGATCGTCGCGCTGACGAAAATCGACAAGCTCAACCGCGCCGAACGCACGCGTCTTGTGCGCACGCTGCGCGAAACCTGGGACGTTTCGGCGGAGGACTACGTGCTCACCTCCGCCTCGAAACGCGAGGGGCTGAACGAGCTATGGAGACGCATCCGCGCGGCGATTGACGTGGGTCACCTTGACCGCGGTCGGGCTCACGCTTAGCGTCTCGCGCCGGAGAGTCCGGACATGGCCAAGGCGCGCGTAATTCCGATCCATCCCGAGCACCCGCAGCCGCGGCTCGTCAAGCAGGCGGCCGATGTCCTGCGCGGCGGCGGCATCGTCGTGCATCCCACGGACACGACGTACGCGATGGGCGTCGCCGTCGGCAACAAACACGGCGTCGAGACCATGTACCGCCTCAAGAAAAAGTCGCTGACGCGCCCGCTGTCGTTTCTTTGCCGCGACCTGTCGAACATCGCCGAGTTCGCGAAGCTCACGGACGAGGCGTATCGCACGATGCGCCGCCTTCTGCCCGGACCCTACACGTTCATCCTGGACGCGACCAAGACCGCGCCGCGCTTCACGCAGACCGCGCGCAAGGAGATCGGCATCCGCATCCCGAACGACGCCATCTGCATGGCGATCATCGAGGAGCTGGGCGAGCCGCTTGTCTCCACGAGCGCGTACATCGAAGGCGGCGATCTTCTCTCCGACCCGGAGGACATCGAACGCGTGCTCGGCGGGTACGTCGATCTGATCGTCGACGCGGGGGTCATCGTCCCCGAGCCGTCAACGATCATCAGCTTCGTGGAGGGCGGCCCGACGCTGATCCGACAGGGCAAGGGCGCGTTCGATCTGTTTGACGTCGGCGCGTAAAAAAGCGCCCCCCGTCCGGGAGGCGCTTTTTTTTGTCGCTGAGCGAAAATCGCGGCTAGTTCAGATCCAGAATCTTCACCAATTCACGCACCGCGTCCGCGCTCTTGTCGAGCTGGAGCTTTTCCTCGTCGGTCAGTTCGATTTCGAAGACCTTCTCGACGCCCCTCGCGCCAAGCAGGACCGGCACGCCGATGAACAGATCGTTGTATCCGTATTCGCCTTTCAGGAGCGCGGCGCACGGCACGACGCGTTTCTTGTCCTTGATGATCGCCTCGGCCATCTGCACCGCGGCCGCCGCCGGGGAGTAATACGCGCTGCCGGTCTTCAGCAATTTCACGATCTCCGCGCCGGCGTCGCGCGTGCGTTGCACGACCTCCGCGAGCTGGTCCGCGGGGATCAGCGTCTCGACGGGGATGCCGCCGACCGCGGAATAACGCGTGAGCGGCACCATCGTGTCGCCGTGACCGCCGAGGACAAAGGCCGTCACATCTTCGACGGACACGCCGAGCTCCATCGCGATGAACGAGCGGAAGCGCGAGGAATCCAGGATGCCCGCCATGCCGACGACGCGCTCGCGCGGGAAACCCGAGACGTGTTGCGCGACATGGCACATCGCGTCGAGAGGATTGCTGACGATGATGAGGATCGAGTTCGGCGAGCGCGTGGCGATCTCGCGCGTGACGTCCGAGACGATCTTCTTGTTGGTCGCAAGCAGGTCGTCGCGGCTCATGCCGGGCTTGCGCGCGATGCCCGCGGTGATGATGACGACATCCGAATTGGCCGTCATGTCGTAGCCGTTCGCGCCGATGAGATTCGCGTCAAAGCCCAGGATCGGGCCGCCCTCGGTCAGGTCGAGCGCCTTGCCTTGCGGCATGCCGTCAACGATGTCCACGAGCACGATATCGCCAAGCTCCGCGGCCGCGGCCCACGCCATGCACGACGCGCCCACGTTGCCCGCGCCGACGATGGTGATTTTCTTTCGCGACATGATCATCCCCTTTTTTCGTCAAAGCCGCAGGACGCGGCCGGATAGGTTAGGCGCGCGCATTATAGCCACGGGAAGGGGCCGGTAAAGGAAAGCCGATGTGCGCTGCGTCAAGTGGGAAAACGAGAAAATAGAAAAGAGGAAAGAGGATAGTGGACGTCCGCGCATGGGCGCCCATTCGGCGTTTCGGCGTGAAATTTCCTTTGCGATTTGGGCGTTCATCGCGATAAAGTCAACTCGCGCCCGGAAAACGACAATCGACTGGAGCCCCGCCATGCCCACCATGTTCGTTACTGGCGCCAATCGCGGCATCGGGTACGCGCTTGCCCGCGAGTTCGCCAAGCGAGGGTACGATGTCATTGCCACCTGCCGCGATCCGAAGGCCGCGCGCGGGTTGAACGAGCTGGCGCGATCGCCGGAGGCGAAGGTCGAGGTTCATCCGCTCGATGTCACCGACCACGCGCGCGTGGACGAATTGGCGCGCGAGCTGAAGGACCGCGCGATTGACGTGCTCATCAACAACGCCGGCGTGATGGGGCCGAAAAAAGAGCGGCTCGGCGCGATCGACTTCGCGGCGTTCCGTGACGTGCTCGAGGTCAACACGATCGCGCCGCTCAAGATCGCCGAGGCCTTCCGAACGCACGTCGCCGCGAGCGAACGCAAGACGGTCGTGTCGATCACAAGCGAAATGGGGTCGATCGCGCAAAACACGTACGGATCGCACTACCCCTACAAGACGAGCAAGGCGGCGCTGAACATGGCGATGCGCACGTACGCGATGGACGTCAAGGACGCGGGCATCATCGCGATCGTCATCTGCCCCGGCTGGGTGCAGACCGACATGGGCGGCGCGAACGCGGCGCTAAAGCCGGCCGAAAGCGCGCGCACCATCGCGAACGTCATCGAGCAACTCACGCCCGAAAATTCGGGGCACTTTTTTTCGCAAAGCGGCAAGCAGGTGCCGTGGTGACCGGCCGGATTTCGCCCACGCCGCGCCCAACGCCGTTGACGGCGCCACGCGCCTTGAAGCGGCCGCGCTCGCGTGGTAATCAGCATTCGCCGCAAGCGCGGCGGATACGGGTGTAGCTCAACTGGCAGAGCACCGGTCTCCAAAACCGGGGGTTGGGAGTTCGATTCTCTCCACCCGTGCAGACGATTCGGGGGTTTCGTATTGGCGAAACCCCCGACGTTTTTTTGTGCGTTAATGCGCGATTCCCCGTCGCGACGCCCGCCAGATTTCGCGCCCCGGTCCGCCCGGCGCCGGTTCGGCTTCGGGCTCGTTTTCCGATTCGGGTTCCGGCGTGGGTTCCGGTGCGGATACATCCGTTTTGTCCTGCGTCGTCACGGCGTGGGCGGGCGTTTGCGGTGTATCGGCCGGCGCCCCCGACGGTGCGGCGTCTTTGTCGCGTCCGAACCGGAAACGGTACCCGAAGCCGATCTCATATCCCGGCCCGGAGGCGTCGTCGAGATCGCCAAAACCGTCGATCGTCACGTAGCGATACGTACCGGCGCCATAGATCCGCCAGCCCGCCGCCCAGGACTCGCGGCGGACGCTCCCACCCGAAGCGTCCTTCTGCTCCGGATGCAACCGGCGCCCAAGGGAGGCGAATGGATAGAAGTTCATTTCGACCGCGAGGTCGTAGCCCGCGCTGGATGCGTCCTGCCGAATTTCCAGGTGATCATCCTTGATCCGCTGATCGAAGGCGTGAAATGACATGCCAAGCCGCGCGCCGGGCTCGAACCATTTCGTGACCGCGTGCCGATACTGCACGCCGACACCGGTTCCGATATCCGAGAATTCGACATCGACTTCGTCGCGATATTTGTGGTCGGCTTCGTATGCGCCGTAGGCGATGTACGCGCCGAATCCTTTGTAAATCGTCGAGTCCAACGCGAAGCCGTATCCCGCCAGGTCCGCGCCGCCCATCAGTTCGTTCCAGGCGTCGTCGCCGGGGAAGACGCCGCCCATAAAGAGGCTCGGTTCAAGCGTCCACTCAAACGCACGCGCGGGCGCGGCAACCGCCGCGCAAGCCAGCACCGCGGCAATGACGATTCTCATTTTCATTGCCGATCCCCCTACTCGATCCATCGGTGCATCGAGATACTTTCGATGACGACTTTGGACTGGCCGTTCGCCACGTCGATGACGGAAAGCGGCATGAGCTGCGTTTCGTGGACGACGATAAGCCTTGTGCCGCTCGCGTTGAACGCCAGCGCGTAGGGGCGCACTTCCGTGCCGACGGTCGTCTGTTGCCAATCACCCGCGCGGACGAGCGTGACGGAACTTTCGCCCTTGTTCGCGGTAGCAAGGATCTCCCCGTCGTCGGTCATGGCGAGGGCGACGGGGTTGAGGCCGACCGCGACCGCCGCCTCCTGACGCAGCACGCCGTCGTCGTCCAGGCGAAACGCGGCGAGCGCGTTCATCGACTGGCCGAGATCGTCGGCCTCGTAATGCAGCGAGTAGAGGGTCTTGCCGTTGCGGCCCCAGATGAACGCGCGCGGATTGATCGGCGACGACACAAACTGGCCGAACATGTGATCGATCGATTGACGGATCTCCAGATCGGGACGCTCCGCGATCTGGAAGGCGTCACCATCGTCGTCGCCGGTGTCGTCGTCATCGCCGGTGTCGTCGTCGCCGCCGGTGTCGTCGTCGTCGCCGGTGTCGTCGTCATCCGCTCCCTTGAGGGCGTCGTCGAACTCCTGCTCGAGCGCGTCGATGAATTCCTCGAACGTCATGTCTTCTGGAAAGTGAACGGCGAGGATCGAGAACTGCTGCGTGCTGCCCGGTTCCTCGAACGGACTTTCCCGATTGCCGATGACGAGAAACCGCTCACCCGGCGTGCGCGCCGGCCCAAAGCTGACGATCTGCGGGCGATCGATGAGGCCGGTGAGGTCGTCCGCGAAAAACGGATACCCGAGTAAAAATTCGGACGTGTAATGCAAGGCCGTGCGAAGGAAAGAGAGCAGCGTTTCTTTCGTCTCGAGATTGACGATCTCGATGTCGTCGCTGTCGTAATTGGCCACGGCGAGGTAGCGCGAGCTGGGATCGAATGCGAGCGAGGCCGGCCCTTGCCCGACGAGAACCTTCCATTGCCACAGCGTCCCCGCCTCGATCAGCGTGACCGATGAGCTGTTGAAGTTCGCCGCGGCGATCCACTTGCCGTCCGGCGAAAACGCGACATCGCGCGGATAGAACCCGACGTGGATCGTTCGTGCCGCGAGCGATGCGGAATCGATCACCGTGATCGAGCCGCCCTGCTCGTTGGCGACCGCGACCGCATTGCCGTCCGGGCTGACATCGACATCGCGCGGCTTCTTGCCGGTCTTCACCTCCTTGATGTCGTCCAGATTGTCGAGATTGATCCGGTACACGCGGTCCATGTAGCGGTTCGACGCGAACAGGTAACGCTGTCCCGGCGTCTTTTGCGGCGTGACGATCGACGCCGGGTTCGGCGCGGTCGTGGGCCGGTCTGTGTCTTCGAAATCGCATGCGCCCAGAAATGGCGTGACCGCAAATATCGACGTATAAAGGACGCATCGTAATAAAGAGAAACGGCGCATGGCACCCTCCGAAGTCGAGGGGGGGGGAAATATCTTCCCGCCTCCGATCAGCGCCCCAGTCCTGTCATTCGGATTTTTGCGGCAACCCGACGCCGGATGAAGACGCCAGTATTCGATTCTGGACACGTATGTCAAGAATTATTTTCGTGCCGCGGCGCGCGACGGCTGCATGACAACCTCAGCACCCGCAACAGTTCCCCGCCGAGTCGTCATCTTCGTCGCCGGCGTCGTCTGCGTCGTCATCGGCGGTGTCATCGTCATCGTCGTCCGGCACCGTTGTCGTCGTTGATGTCGCGGGCGTGGTCGACGTCATTGAGTTTGTCGGCCGTGCGCGCACGCCTATTGGAATATCGCCGCGGCCGTCGCATTTCGGGCGCGGAGCCGCGCACTCACGGAACCGCGGACCCTAAGGCGATCATGCCCCGCCCCCGCAACGATCTTCGCCATCGTCGCCGAGGGTGGCAGGATCGCCCGTGTCAACTGAAGCGTCGTCCGGATTTTCGCCGTAGTCCATTGCGTCATCGTCAAAAGCGTCGTCGTCTAAAGCGTCATCGTCGGACGCGTCGTCATCGGTGGAGTCGTCGTCGCCGGTGTCGTCATCCGCCGGCACGGTGGTCGATGTCGTAGGCGACGTCGTTGTAGACGTCGTCGTGGACGGCGGCACGGTCGTCGTGGCTGTCGGATCGACGCCATAAAAAAGGCACGCGAAACCAGAACTCTGTTCTTTTCCTGAATGGTACGGCGCTCCAATTATGATGTCGGCCGCGCCATCCGCGTTCGTATCGCCAGCGTCGGCGACGGGTATACCAAGCCCGAACGCCTGACTCCCGTCGGCGTACCAATCCGGGACGTTTTGGAGGGTGGCGCCGTCGCCCAGAAAAACAAAAGCGTACGGTTTGGCGAGCGACCCCCCATGGTAACTCCCGATGACAACGTCGTCGTTGCCATCAGCGTTGACATCACCGGCGCCCGAAACATAAGCTCCAAACGCAAACCCTACTTCATTTCCTTCAAGCACCCACGCTGGTGTGGATTCCAGCCCGGATACCGTTCCGAAAAACAAATACGCGGCTCCCTCGTCGGGCTCAAGATTTTTGTATCCTGGGGCACCTACAAGGACATCGTCGTACCCGTCGCCGTTGATGTCTCCGGCACCGTCAACCGTAGACGCGAATCGCGCATTCTTAAACGAGCCTTCGAAAAACCACGCCGGCGTCGTCGATAAACCGTTGTCTGAGCCGAGAAAAAGATACGCCCGTCCCACTTCGAAGTCACCGTTGTCGAAGTAACGCGCGCCGACGACGACGTCGTCATAGCCGTCGCCATTTACGTCGCCGGCTCGCGCAACAGATCCTCCGAAGCTCGCTTCGGCCTGTTCACCTTGTGTAAACCATGCGACAGGGGGCTGAAAAAAGTTGGCGCTTCCGTGAAACACAAGAATGAGGCCCATCTCGGCATTGCCGTACTTGTAATCCGGGGCGCTTACGATGACATCGTCGTATCCGTCACCATTTACGTCGCCAGCCTGCGAAACGGCGCCGCCCAACGACGCGTACCCTTTCTGCCCCTCATATGCCATCGCAGGCGACGACTGAATTCCCTGATCAGAACCGAGGAAGAGCAGGACGCGACCTTCCCCCATTTGGCCGTTGGTAAATCCCACGGAGCCGACGATCACGTCGTCGTAACCGTCGCCGTTCACATCACCCGCTCCGGAAACGTCCGTTCCCAGAAAGGCAAAAAAGCGAGGGCTCTCGATCGACCAATCCGGATTCGGCGCGAAACCGCTGGGCGTCGAGTAGTACGCGTACGCGCCGCCGGCATACGGCCAAAAGATGCCGCCGCCGGCGCCGACGATGATGTCATCATAGCCATCGCCGTTGACGTCGCCCGCACCGGACACGGATTCGCCGAATGTCGCGTATGTGCGGACACCGACATCGCTCCACGCCGGGCTCGTTGCCACGCCCACGCCTACGCCGAACAGTTCGTCGGCCCATGCGAGCGGTCTGGAGAAAACTGCGATTAATGACACGACGCCAAGAAAGAAAAACGAATTTTTCATATTTTGCCTCGATCACTCGTAGGCCGTCAGGAAGATCGAAATTCAACTTCGAGCATTGTACAACCAACAAGCGCGAAAAAAAAAGAAATTTCAGTGCCAAATTCAGAAATGCCGGCGCGACGTCGTCACTCTGATCGACGCGAAGCGTCTCGTCCCGCGCCAACACGTGCGTAAATCCTTGCTTTGCTCACATTGACCGCCCAGAAGCGATTTTTCGATATTGGCGCTGCAACACGCACGTTCGCGAACTCACCCGTTGTCACCTGATGCGCGGCAGCAGATAAATCGGCGAGCTCCACGCGCGCTCTTCGTTCATGACAGCGCAGTTGTCGTCAAAGGGTGTGCGAAAGTCGCCGTAGCAGGGATCGGCTTTCACGCAGGCGCCCGATTCGTCATACTCGCAACGCACCCCCGCCGCGTTGATTGCGGGCGACGGCTCCTCGATGGCGCGCACGTAGTACACCGTCTCGCGGCCGAGCGTCGCGTATTCCGGATCGTCGAACGTCGCCGAACACCCTTCGGGCGACGGGGGACATTCGTACACGCGCCACGGGTCCTCGATCAAATCCTCGATCGGCTCGTCCGGCAACACTTGCGGACGGATGCGAATCACCTCGATGCGCGTGATGAGGCGGCGTTCGTCCGACGGAAAATCGCATTCACCCCGGCAGACGCGCTCGGTGCGCTCGGCGCCAAGTGCGCGCAGCGTGCGTTCGGGGCATCCGGGATTCTGCTTGAACGATCCCGCCGCGTGGACAATGAAGCGCGGCGTCGTGCCCGATTCGACGATCGATCCCATCGGCGCACGCTCGCCGCCGGGCGCGATGTGGTCAAACCAAAGCAGGATCTTCGGCCCGCTCGTGCCGTAGACCTCGCGGCGCTTCAGGGCTTCCCAGATCGAATCGCGTTCGCGCGTAGCCCCATGCACGGCGACGAGCCCGCCCGTCATGAAAAAGCTCGACGAGCGCTCGAAGTCCCAAAGCGGCAGCGAGATCGCGGACAGCAGTTCGTCCTCGGCGTCGGAAAGCGACATGGCGTACGGCCGCTCCCTGCGCGGACGGCGCACCACGTTCGCGACGCGCGCGCTCGTCGGGCCGACGGCGTCGGTCATCTCCTGGCGGTCGATGTCCTTGTAGCCGTTGCCGGCGCGCGCGGTGTGCGTGTCGCTGGATGCGATGAAGCCGAAACGGAAGCGCCCGGGTTCGCCTTCATTGTCAAACCCGCCGAGCACAAGCGCGCGCTGCGCCGCGCCGCCGGGGCGATAGCTGAACGCGGCGTTGAAACAATCGCGGCACTGATCGCAATCTTTCCAGTCCGCGACCGTCGCGCCGGGGACCGTATGAATGCCGCCCGCGCCGGCCGAAAGAAAAATGCGCATCGCCTCGTCGACGTTCACCTGGCATTCGGCGGACGCGGGATCGGCGCACCGCGAACGAATGATCTCGCCGGCTCGACGGCAACAGGGCTCGAAGTCCCGCGTCGCCGCCGGACAGATCGGCGTACCGTCCCCGTCGAACTCCACCGCGCGCCAGGGGCGGTGCTCCTCGGAATTGCCGTGGCCGGAATAGACCTCAAAGAGAATCTGGCGATCCGGGTCGTGCATCCCGGGCGCGAGTTGTTTGTCGATCGAGGCGCCGGGCGGCGTGTAGAGCCCCCACGTCGTTCCGTGCGGAATGACGATCGATTCCATTTGCCACTCGTCGAGTTTCCGGAACAGCTCCGCGGGCGTCGTGGCCGTCTCCATGCAATCGTCCGGCAGTTTGCGCGTGTTCACGTCGCTTGCGCACACGGGCGTTTCCGCGACCGCCGTTTGCAGGCCCACCAGATCGAGCAGGTACGGCACGTTGGCCGGATCAGCGGCAAGAAGGCGCACGACATCCGAAAGCGGCGTTTTCGTCGCCATGGCGCGCGCCGTGTCAGGGCTTTGCGCATTGATCGGGCGCGCGGGGACCTTGTCGTCGTCGAGGTCGCGGAGGATCACGTTTTTGTGCCCGTAGTGCGCGTTCGGCGACGGCGCGACGTGCGACCACTCCCATCCCAGATAGGCGATGACATCCGGCTCCTCGCCGTCCGGATATTGATTGCACGCGCGGATCGCGCGCCGGGTTTCACGCCACAAAGGCAGGGTGATGTTTTCCGCGTGGTCGTTGATGCTGAAAAAATCGAGATCGGAGCAGTAGCGCGCGAAATCGCAGGCGTCGGAAACCGGATGGGCCTTGTCGCCTCCCATCATCGGCAGCGACATGAAAAACGCGTCCATCGAATAGGTGGAATGGACGTGGAGATCGCCGAACAGGATCGGCAACGTGTCGGGCGGCGGCGCGGCCTCGCCGCGCCCGGACCGCACGCGCTCGACGATCGGGGCTTGTCGCCCGGCGCGCGCGGCGATGAAGGCCCGATCTGCCGCCGGGATCACCGGGTTGCCGGCGGACAGGTCGTCGCCGTTCCCGCAACCGGCGGTCAACGCCACGAGCGCGGCGGCGACCGCCGGCCATCGAAATCCACGATCATGATTCGGCACCGGGGAAGCTTGCCGAAAATTTCACGCGCGCACCAGCGCGGCGGGCGCGTGCGATCAGTTC is from bacterium and encodes:
- the ccsA gene encoding cytochrome c biogenesis protein CcsA, with amino-acid sequence MTSFVLSMLTAFRAGTFESVSIGFFDLSFILFIVSSIGYTTYLLKRTRPLWLIGFSNLVLGAFTMTLALALRWVAAGWHHPPWTNLYESLVFFSWGLIVCYAVMELRYEVKAVGAFVVPIVMMAMGLASLTGAKEITPLVPALQSVWLHIHVFGASIAYAMFMVAFGFAVLFLFRDGLPMPRFHFAVAVFNAVCVVAVTKLNVFSLSYPLTQYVDYGDELVKAMIPMTDPPEFYTLELPGLGAFLFVALLLFGASAVMAYRARNDGDGAPTRHSFYALVLPLIILGVALAHMVFQSGRYPAFSLRVNGYGFALLFLGWFFGIMTLVLHVSGDALRRVLPLAETLDDLVYKAVIFAFPILTFMLLSGAIWANQSWGRYWGWDPKETGALTTWIVYLAFLHLRISKGWTGRKSAYIAVGGFISVLFTYLGVNLVLSGLHSYGSA
- the yihA gene encoding ribosome biogenesis GTP-binding protein YihA/YsxC: MKIVSATFVTSAVDPRGYPPADLPEIAFAGRSNVGKSSLLNALVNRKGLAKTSQTPGKTRLLNFFDVNGRVRFVDLPGFGYAKVPRPMRESWRPMVEGYLKGDRDLRAVVLLVDARRGPRAEEVELLEWLDEIGIPAIVALTKIDKLNRAERTRLVRTLRETWDVSAEDYVLTSASKREGLNELWRRIRAAIDVGHLDRGRAHA
- a CDS encoding threonylcarbamoyl-AMP synthase; its protein translation is MAKARVIPIHPEHPQPRLVKQAADVLRGGGIVVHPTDTTYAMGVAVGNKHGVETMYRLKKKSLTRPLSFLCRDLSNIAEFAKLTDEAYRTMRRLLPGPYTFILDATKTAPRFTQTARKEIGIRIPNDAICMAIIEELGEPLVSTSAYIEGGDLLSDPEDIERVLGGYVDLIVDAGVIVPEPSTIISFVEGGPTLIRQGKGAFDLFDVGA
- the mdh gene encoding malate dehydrogenase, with protein sequence MSRKKITIVGAGNVGASCMAWAAAAELGDIVLVDIVDGMPQGKALDLTEGGPILGFDANLIGANGYDMTANSDVVIITAGIARKPGMSRDDLLATNKKIVSDVTREIATRSPNSILIIVSNPLDAMCHVAQHVSGFPRERVVGMAGILDSSRFRSFIAMELGVSVEDVTAFVLGGHGDTMVPLTRYSAVGGIPVETLIPADQLAEVVQRTRDAGAEIVKLLKTGSAYYSPAAAAVQMAEAIIKDKKRVVPCAALLKGEYGYNDLFIGVPVLLGARGVEKVFEIELTDEEKLQLDKSADAVRELVKILDLN
- a CDS encoding SDR family oxidoreductase — encoded protein: MPTMFVTGANRGIGYALAREFAKRGYDVIATCRDPKAARGLNELARSPEAKVEVHPLDVTDHARVDELARELKDRAIDVLINNAGVMGPKKERLGAIDFAAFRDVLEVNTIAPLKIAEAFRTHVAASERKTVVSITSEMGSIAQNTYGSHYPYKTSKAALNMAMRTYAMDVKDAGIIAIVICPGWVQTDMGGANAALKPAESARTIANVIEQLTPENSGHFFSQSGKQVPW
- a CDS encoding beta-propeller fold lactonase family protein, which gives rise to MRRFSLLRCVLYTSIFAVTPFLGACDFEDTDRPTTAPNPASIVTPQKTPGQRYLFASNRYMDRVYRINLDNLDDIKEVKTGKKPRDVDVSPDGNAVAVANEQGGSITVIDSASLAARTIHVGFYPRDVAFSPDGKWIAAANFNSSSVTLIEAGTLWQWKVLVGQGPASLAFDPSSRYLAVANYDSDDIEIVNLETKETLLSFLRTALHYTSEFLLGYPFFADDLTGLIDRPQIVSFGPARTPGERFLVIGNRESPFEEPGSTQQFSILAVHFPEDMTFEEFIDALEQEFDDALKGADDDDTGDDDDTGGDDDTGDDDDTGDDDGDAFQIAERPDLEIRQSIDHMFGQFVSSPINPRAFIWGRNGKTLYSLHYEADDLGQSMNALAAFRLDDDGVLRQEAAVAVGLNPVALAMTDDGEILATANKGESSVTLVRAGDWQQTTVGTEVRPYALAFNASGTRLIVVHETQLMPLSVIDVANGQSKVVIESISMHRWIE
- a CDS encoding integrin alpha, with amino-acid sequence MATSPAWSDVGVRTYATFGESVSGAGDVNGDGYDDIIVGAGGGIFWPYAGGAYAYYSTPSGFAPNPDWSIESPRFFAFLGTDVSGAGDVNGDGYDDVIVGSVGFTNGQMGEGRVLLFLGSDQGIQSSPAMAYEGQKGYASLGGAVSQAGDVNGDGYDDVIVSAPDYKYGNAEMGLILVFHGSANFFQPPVAWFTQGEQAEASFGGSVARAGDVNGDGYDDVVVGARYFDNGDFEVGRAYLFLGSDNGLSTTPAWFFEGSFKNARFASTVDGAGDINGDGYDDVLVGAPGYKNLEPDEGAAYLFFGTVSGLESTPAWVLEGNEVGFAFGAYVSGAGDVNADGNDDVVIGSYHGGSLAKPYAFVFLGDGATLQNVPDWYADGSQAFGLGIPVADAGDTNADGAADIIIGAPYHSGKEQSSGFACLFYGVDPTATTTVPPSTTTSTTTSPTTSTTVPADDDTGDDDSTDDDASDDDALDDDAFDDDAMDYGENPDDASVDTGDPATLGDDGEDRCGGGA
- a CDS encoding DUF3604 domain-containing protein, whose translation is MPNHDRGFRWPAVAAALVALTAGCGNGDDLSAGNPVIPAADRAFIAARAGRQAPIVERVRSGRGEAAPPPDTLPILFGDLHVHSTYSMDAFFMSLPMMGGDKAHPVSDACDFARYCSDLDFFSINDHAENITLPLWRETRRAIRACNQYPDGEEPDVIAYLGWEWSHVAPSPNAHYGHKNVILRDLDDDKVPARPINAQSPDTARAMATKTPLSDVVRLLAADPANVPYLLDLVGLQTAVAETPVCASDVNTRKLPDDCMETATTPAELFRKLDEWQMESIVIPHGTTWGLYTPPGASIDKQLAPGMHDPDRQILFEVYSGHGNSEEHRPWRAVEFDGDGTPICPAATRDFEPCCRRAGEIIRSRCADPASAECQVNVDEAMRIFLSAGAGGIHTVPGATVADWKDCDQCRDCFNAAFSYRPGGAAQRALVLGGFDNEGEPGRFRFGFIASSDTHTARAGNGYKDIDRQEMTDAVGPTSARVANVVRRPRRERPYAMSLSDAEDELLSAISLPLWDFERSSSFFMTGGLVAVHGATRERDSIWEALKRREVYGTSGPKILLWFDHIAPGGERAPMGSIVESGTTPRFIVHAAGSFKQNPGCPERTLRALGAERTERVCRGECDFPSDERRLITRIEVIRIRPQVLPDEPIEDLIEDPWRVYECPPSPEGCSATFDDPEYATLGRETVYYVRAIEEPSPAINAAGVRCEYDESGACVKADPCYGDFRTPFDDNCAVMNEERAWSSPIYLLPRIR